The window CTACATGCATCACAATTTCATCCACCATCACCACCAATTTTATTACATGAAAATCTAATTAACCAACACATCCCGAACACACACCccaacaagaacaagaacacacaCTACAAACaaacaggacaaaaccgaccgtcaAAAACACGAAACACATAGAATCAACTCAAGCTCTGCCAGCAGTTTCCTGAGTCTTCTGCCCCACATCTCTCACCTTCTGTCCCACATACCCCGCCGTCCCCTGCACGCGCTGCTTCGCCATCTCTATCGGGTCACCGCCGGCAGAGCTCCCCGCCTGACGGAGATAGTTCACGATCCACGACAAAGAAGAGAGCGCAGTGATCCCGAAAGCTCCTGACGTCAAGAACCCCGTCACCGCCAGCCCTAGGGTCAGCACCGCCGGGATCAGCACCGGGCTGAAGATCACGAAAAGCGGCGTCGCCACCGCCAGACCGATCAGGGTTCCGGTGAGCGTGATCCCGGCGAGCAGC of the Daucus carota subsp. sativus chromosome 4, DH1 v3.0, whole genome shotgun sequence genome contains:
- the LOC108217870 gene encoding oleosin H2, with amino-acid sequence MADQANYPQSNYPQGADQHRGGGGGGMMKNISGSQIMAVVTLFPLGGLLLLLAGITLTGTLIGLAVATPLFVIFSPVLIPAVLTLGLAVTGFLTSGAFGITALSSLSWIVNYLRQAGSSAGGDPIEMAKQRVQGTAGYVGQKVRDVGQKTQETAGRA